The Trypanosoma brucei gambiense DAL972 chromosome 10, complete sequence genome has a segment encoding these proteins:
- a CDS encoding CYC2-like cyclin, putative → MTLSVDTAIGDTAICMERSCDAPTPTYAVKTRAMVLSGGSGCTLSRCRRLGRSARQRSPSNKRFSGRMSAASVTPSGGPVMDRSGTGYVDVCRGGECAPMLCRSGGCDHGVSIFAAAATPAAAVPLLDGTVAAECTNGAGGMPADGSRCVTQLYDAGASLRNESGRRYRNNYSCHYSNSGGSGYCCCSASYRGQKGHKGGQSQVFHNSPLFMGNGGNLPPNRGVISNYHYHHHPPSGASHHHHQRCAVRSHRRRGFGAAAVEAIRSRFQAGATMSHHAPPLSAVKCNRQTKQTASNGDQEPRQAFQVPLPRSKAAAGVTQPSATSCDAGVVRPSKGDFRIEMDTPFSATDSMNDPVNGSSRLSGIAPLFDLAIQQLILECDRRVANASGTACASAHSPSNSCNSQKQSSAHFSVNTHSFDMPTASHTKTTFAQTPKESSFATFAVEQAPLERGRLESPHRDAEAEVMARDGACTTKLHRVEPRLEERVTARRENHVGNVVGRLFRDQSEDAVDLGSDCSKLQLLIVSVGLTVSFGESAPLVLIGTLIYLFRIVKRCDSEYSSVTAANWYRLTAVALLVATKMYVDGSGSWNECFSNATDIPLKELNKLEIDFLFLLDFDALITEEEVEARADWMDSVASRHDMMTPLRTFVLGNSCAPSCVATPLSPAADEAFRSVPLGSSSNMPSTPLSLTPSNMTPVNCFSTPFTQSRPIRNQCVGSLVSGVDASDKQQQQTRPSSMRRLSSSLCPCDRMSPLPLSVSSLSLTERLFSVVHAPAEPETPPSLRRFARQDDEPVSPLTPPDQERMSPVFFFCNATRGRRCNAMAAVGEKTNKTSPAGSAVQYRVSAGVAGDAWKGDEMDEEGGTPPHPRRCILSPPTQEAAPLPPLGMTDFHHRLPRK, encoded by the coding sequence ATGACATTGTCTGTCGACACCGCGATTGGGGACACCGCCATATGCATGGAGAGGTCATGTGATGCTCCTACACCTACTTACGCAGTCAAAACGCGGGCCATGGTGTTGAGCGGCGGTAGTGGCTGTACTCTCTCCAGGTGTCGTCGACTTGGGCGCTCCGCCCGCCAGAGATCACCTTCGAATAAACGGTTCTCGGGAAGGATGTCAGCGGCATCCGTGACACCCTCAGGGGGCCCAGTTATGGACAGGAGCGGCACTGGGTATGTTGATGTTTGTCGTGGTGGTGAATGTGCTCCGATGCTTTGCAGGTCAGGGGGATGCGATCACggtgtttccatttttgcgGCGGCCGCGACGCCGGCTGCCGCGGTACCGTTACTCGACGGTACTGTTGCAGCGGAATGCACGAATGGTGCCGGTGGGATGCCAGCTGATGGTAGTCGTTGTGTGACTCAGTTGTACGACGCGGGCGCAAGCTTGAGGAATGAATCTGGTCGACGGTATCGAAACAACTATTCTTGCCATTACAGCAACAGTGGTGGTAgtggttattgttgttgcagtgCGTCTTATCGTGGCCAGAAGGGTCACAAGGGCGGTCAAAGCCAGGTGTTTCACAATTCACCGCTTTTCATGGGGAACGGTGGCAATCTGCCCCCCAATCGTGGTGTAATTTCGAACTATCACTATCACCATCACCCGCCCAGTGGAGCCTCgcaccatcaccaccaaaggTGTGCTGTGCGTTCCCATCGTCGTCGTGGATTCGGtgccgctgctgtggagGCGATTCGCAGTAGGTTTCAGGCAGGGGCTACCATGTCGCATCACGCACCACCACTTTCCGCTGTGAAATGCAATAGACAAACTAAGCAAACTGCTAGTAACGGGGATCAAGAGCCACGGCAGGCATTTCAGGTCCCCCTCCCAAGGTCGAAGGCGGCTGCCGGAGTAACCCAACCCTCCGCGACGTCATGTGATGCTGGTGTTGTGAGGCCATCGAAGGGCGATTTCAGAATTGAGATGGATACTCCTTTTTCAGCCACAGACTCAATGAATGACCCTGTAAACGGTTCTTCACGGCTCTCCGGCATTGCACCACTTTTCGACCTTGCGATACAGCAGCTCATCCTTGAGTGCGATCGACGGGTTGCCAACGCTTCTGGGACGGCCTGCGCCAGTGCGCACAGTCCCTCTAACTCGTGCAATTCTCAAAAGCAGTCTTCAGCGCATTTCTCCGTTAACACTCATTCCTTTGATATGCCTACGGCATCCCACACGAAGACCACCTTCGCGCAAACACCGAAGGAGTCGTCGTTTGCCACGTTTGCCGTTGAGCAGGCACCTCTGGAGAGAGGCCGATTGGAGTCTCCTCACCGGGATGCGGAAGCTGAGGTGATGGCTAGGGACGGTGCATGCACGACTAAGCTCCACCGTGTTGAGCCACGGTTGGAGGAGCGGGTGACCGCCCGTCGGGAAAACCACGTGGGTAACGTTGTTGGTAGGCTGTTTAGGGATCAATCGGAGGATGCCGTGGACCTCGGGAGCGACTGTTCCAAGTTGCAGTTGCTCATTGTGTCAGTTGGGCTGACTGTGTCATTTGGAGAGTCGGCTCCGTTGGTATTAATCGGCACGCTCATCTATTTGTTCCGTATTGTCAAGCGGTGTGATTCTGAGTATTCGAGCGTAACCGCAGCGAATTGGTACCGACTCACAGCTGTCGCCCTGCTGGTTGCTACAAAAATGTACGTTGATGGTTCAGGTAGCTGGAATGAGTGTTTTTCGAATGCCACTGATATACCTTTAAAAGAATTGAACAAGCTGGAGAttgacttccttttcttgcttGACTTTGACGCGCTGATCACGGAGGAAGAGGTCGAAGCTCGTGCTGATTGGATGGACTCTGTTGCCAGTCGACACGATATGATGACACCCCTGCGGACATTTGTATTGGGGAACAGCTGTGCCCCTTCATGCGTGGCGACTCCCTTGTCTCCTGCTGCTGACGAGGCGTTTCGGTCGGTTCCACTTGGTTCTTCCAGCAACATGCCGTCAACCCCATTGTCCCTTACACCATCCAATATGACACCGGTGAATTGTTTCTCAACTCCATTTACCCAGTCAAGACCAATCCGCAACCAGTGTGTCGGTTCTTTGGTTTCTGGTGTTGATGCGAGTgacaagcagcagcagcaaacgcGGCCTTCAAGCATGCGTCGTTTGTCCTCATCACTGTGCCCCTGCGATCGCATGAGCCCCTTGCCACTGTCTGTGTCGAGTCTGTCTCTAACGGAGAGACTCTTTTCGGTTGTTCATGCACCTGCCGAACCAGAAACACCCCCAAGTCTCCGTCGTTTTGCTCGCCAAGATGATGAACCTGTATCTCCGTTGACACCACCCGACCAGGAGAGGATGTCCccagtatttttcttctgtaaCGCGACTCGGGGGAGACGTTGTAATGCGATGGCGGCAGttggggagaaaacaaataagacATCGCCGGCAGGCAGCGCAGTGCAGTACCGCGTCTCTGCAGGTGTTGCCGGTGACGCCTGGAAAGGTGATGAAATGgatgaggaggggggaaCGCCTCCGCACCCGCGGCGTTGTATTCTCTCACCACCCACACAGGAAGCAGCGCCACTGCCTCCGCTGGGTATGACAGACTTCCACCACCGTCTTCCCAGGAAATAA